The following are encoded in a window of Flavobacteriales bacterium genomic DNA:
- a CDS encoding SCP2 sterol-binding domain-containing protein gives MTLNDILPLVNQKAANAAALGNTIRFDLGDDSVHVDGTGSGNIVSTEKKDADCTVTVSADVFHQLLTGDLNPMAAVMSGQVKIGGDMSMAMKLPAIFNS, from the coding sequence ATGACCCTGAACGACATCCTCCCCCTCGTGAACCAGAAGGCCGCCAACGCTGCAGCCCTGGGCAACACTATCCGCTTCGACCTCGGTGACGACAGCGTGCACGTGGACGGCACCGGCAGTGGCAATATCGTCTCCACGGAGAAGAAGGACGCCGACTGCACGGTTACCGTATCCGCCGATGTGTTCCACCAACTGCTCACCGGCGACCTGAACCCGATGGCGGCGGTGATGAGCGGCCAGGTGAAGATCGGCGGCGACATGAGCATGGCCATGAAGCTGCCGGCCATCTTCAACAGCTGA
- the tsaB gene encoding tRNA (adenosine(37)-N6)-threonylcarbamoyltransferase complex dimerization subunit type 1 TsaB, whose protein sequence is MPLLLAIETATKLCSVALGRDGQVLAIREVDSEKLAHAEKVNVFIAEVMEEAGLPLKDLDAVAVGIGPGSYTGLRIGLSAAKGLCYALDKPIIGISTLAALVQAARTAHGQLQGTLWPMIDARRMEVFAQPYDADGQALADVAPLILDEAWAALPEARVVFGDGADKAAPTWAGRAGITHLPGIRPTASAMLPLAEKRCRAGSFDELAYLVPVYGKGASVGKAMM, encoded by the coding sequence ATGCCCCTCCTCCTCGCCATAGAGACCGCCACCAAGCTCTGCTCCGTGGCCTTGGGCCGTGATGGGCAGGTGTTGGCCATCCGCGAGGTGGACAGCGAGAAGCTCGCACACGCCGAGAAGGTCAACGTCTTCATCGCCGAGGTGATGGAAGAAGCGGGCCTGCCGCTGAAGGACCTCGATGCCGTGGCCGTGGGCATTGGGCCGGGCAGCTACACGGGCCTGCGGATCGGACTAAGTGCCGCCAAGGGCTTGTGCTACGCGCTGGACAAGCCCATCATCGGAATCTCTACGCTGGCCGCGCTGGTGCAAGCCGCACGCACCGCGCATGGACAGCTGCAGGGCACGTTGTGGCCCATGATCGATGCGCGGCGCATGGAGGTCTTCGCGCAGCCATACGATGCCGATGGCCAAGCCTTGGCCGATGTCGCACCGTTGATCCTGGACGAAGCCTGGGCCGCGCTGCCGGAGGCCCGCGTGGTGTTCGGCGATGGCGCCGACAAAGCCGCGCCAACTTGGGCCGGACGCGCAGGTATCACACACTTGCCCGGCATTCGCCCCACCGCATCCGCCATGCTGCCGCTGGCCGAGAAACGCTGTCGGGCCGGCAGCTTCGATGAGCTG
- a CDS encoding acyl-CoA dehydrogenase family protein, which translates to MDSYYFTEEHELFRESLRSFLQKEVVPHIEIWEEQGRIPRDIWKKMGDMGFLGLGYPKEYGGMELDFFYDVVFCEETSRVFSGGFTITQLVVQYMSSPYILKYGSDALKKKYLPGIISGKLVGCIGISEPGAGSDVANIQTTAVRQGDHYVVNGSKTFITNGVYGDFIVAVVKTDPKAGAGGVSLLVIDKDLPGITTTKLKKLGWHASDTAELGFDNVKVPAENLIGEEGQGFYYLMGGLQLERLAGAISAYAACESALTYTLEYMAAREAFGRPINKFQVLRHRVAQMASEIESTKQFVRHCSHMHADGHYAVKECSMAKLLATELSDKVMTTCLQHFGGYGFMEEYKIARMFRDSRVGTIGGGTSEIMRDIIAKMVIDEVSYASASEKAPKAAAPKAVPAAEPTPAPANASSNGNGVDFNRLLEGVRERSATKKPLGKTLKFDFGEHKLFLDGTGDSNIATADDKDADCTVKVSLEDFLALTKGKLNPMTAMMTGKLKISGDMGVAMKLQTVFG; encoded by the coding sequence ATGGACAGCTACTACTTCACCGAAGAACATGAACTCTTCCGCGAAAGCCTCCGCTCCTTTCTCCAGAAGGAAGTGGTGCCGCACATCGAGATCTGGGAGGAACAGGGCCGCATCCCGCGCGACATCTGGAAGAAGATGGGCGACATGGGCTTCCTCGGTCTGGGTTACCCCAAGGAATACGGGGGCATGGAGCTCGACTTCTTCTACGACGTAGTCTTCTGCGAAGAGACCTCGCGCGTCTTCTCAGGCGGCTTCACCATCACCCAATTGGTGGTGCAGTACATGAGCAGCCCGTACATCCTGAAGTATGGCAGCGATGCGCTGAAGAAGAAGTACCTGCCGGGCATCATCAGCGGGAAGCTGGTGGGCTGCATCGGCATCAGTGAACCAGGCGCGGGCAGCGACGTGGCCAACATTCAGACCACCGCCGTGCGCCAGGGCGACCACTACGTGGTGAACGGCAGCAAGACCTTCATCACCAACGGCGTGTACGGCGACTTCATCGTGGCCGTGGTGAAGACCGACCCCAAGGCCGGTGCCGGTGGGGTAAGCCTGCTGGTGATCGACAAGGACCTGCCGGGCATCACCACCACCAAGCTGAAGAAGCTGGGCTGGCATGCCAGCGACACCGCCGAGCTGGGCTTCGACAACGTGAAGGTGCCCGCCGAGAATCTCATCGGTGAAGAGGGACAGGGCTTCTACTACCTGATGGGCGGCCTGCAGCTGGAGCGACTGGCCGGCGCCATCAGCGCCTATGCCGCCTGCGAAAGCGCACTGACCTACACCCTGGAGTACATGGCCGCCCGCGAAGCATTCGGTCGCCCGATCAACAAGTTCCAGGTATTACGTCACCGTGTGGCGCAGATGGCCTCGGAGATCGAGAGCACCAAGCAGTTCGTGCGCCACTGCAGCCACATGCACGCCGACGGCCACTACGCCGTGAAGGAGTGCTCCATGGCCAAGCTGCTTGCCACCGAACTCAGCGACAAGGTGATGACCACCTGCCTGCAACACTTCGGCGGCTATGGCTTCATGGAGGAGTACAAGATCGCCCGCATGTTCCGCGACAGCCGCGTGGGCACCATCGGCGGCGGCACCAGCGAGATCATGCGGGACATCATCGCCAAGATGGTGATCGATGAGGTGAGCTATGCCAGTGCATCGGAGAAAGCCCCGAAGGCGGCTGCGCCGAAAGCTGTGCCTGCTGCGGAACCAACACCAGCTCCAGCTAATGCAAGCAGCAATGGCAATGGTGTCGACTTCAACCGCCTGCTGGAAGGTGTCCGCGAGCGTTCGGCCACGAAGAAGCCACTCGGCAAGACCCTCAAGTTCGACTTCGGCGAGCACAAGCTCTTCCTGGACGGCACCGGCGACAGCAACATCGCCACTGCCGACGACAAGGATGCCGACTGCACCGTGAAGGTGAGCCTGGAGGACTTCCTCGCCCTCACAAAAGGCAAGCTGAACCCCATGACCGCCATGATGACCGGCAAGCTGAAGATCAGCGGCGACATGGGCGTGGCCATGAAACTGCAAACGGTGTTCGGATGA
- a CDS encoding SDR family oxidoreductase, with protein MRTALITGGSSGIGYAMSKRFARDGYRLLWVALDEQELIKSKAALQTEIDHAQVEFMAIDLSEPESAQSVYDWSAQHGWAVDVLVNNAGFGTYGYVSDIPVEREEAMIHTNVLATYRLTRLFLDDMLKRDAGTIIQIASNSAFQPVARMNTYAATKAFVHQFGRALQEELELKKSRVKCITVCPAAIKDTAFRTAGHMDDAKTFNGLAATTADEVADDVWRGFVRGSTFIVTGARMRFLHGIRRLVPYVLQQWMVRRETARANDN; from the coding sequence ATGAGGACGGCATTGATCACCGGCGGTTCCAGCGGCATCGGCTACGCCATGTCAAAGCGCTTCGCACGCGACGGATACCGCCTGCTTTGGGTTGCGCTTGATGAGCAGGAGCTCATAAAGTCCAAGGCCGCTTTGCAGACGGAGATCGACCATGCGCAGGTGGAGTTCATGGCCATCGATCTCTCCGAACCGGAGAGCGCGCAGTCCGTGTACGACTGGTCCGCGCAGCACGGCTGGGCCGTGGATGTGCTGGTGAACAATGCCGGCTTCGGCACCTACGGTTATGTGAGCGACATCCCGGTGGAACGCGAAGAGGCGATGATCCACACCAATGTGCTGGCCACCTACCGGCTCACACGTCTCTTCCTGGACGATATGCTGAAGCGCGATGCGGGCACCATCATCCAGATCGCCTCCAACAGCGCCTTCCAACCCGTGGCCCGCATGAACACCTATGCCGCTACCAAGGCCTTCGTGCACCAGTTCGGCCGTGCCCTGCAGGAGGAACTGGAACTGAAGAAGAGCCGGGTGAAGTGCATCACCGTGTGCCCGGCCGCGATCAAGGACACCGCCTTCCGTACCGCCGGACACATGGACGATGCGAAGACCTTCAATGGCCTGGCGGCGACCACCGCCGATGAGGTGGCGGATGATGTCTGGCGTGGTTTCGTAAGGGGCAGCACCTTCATCGTCACCGGCGCCCGCATGCGCTTCCTGCATGGGATCCGGCGATTGGTGCCCTACGTGTTGCAGCAATGGATGGTGCGGCGCGAAACTGCGCGGGCCAACGACAATTGA